A region of Neochlamydia sp. S13 DNA encodes the following proteins:
- a CDS encoding YbaB/EbfC family nucleoid-associated protein, with protein MGTGFSKQKKQAKMLQDQFSKLQTQLQATEVVGSAGNGLVSITLSGEHELKQIKIKPECVDPEDIEGLEDLIKAAYKDAFSKLKEQNPKLPSLPGMPNLGGFGF; from the coding sequence ATGGGCACAGGTTTTTCAAAGCAAAAGAAACAAGCTAAAATGCTACAGGATCAATTCTCCAAATTGCAGACTCAATTACAAGCCACTGAAGTGGTAGGAAGTGCCGGTAACGGTCTTGTATCGATCACTTTATCGGGCGAGCACGAACTAAAGCAGATTAAAATTAAGCCTGAATGTGTAGATCCTGAAGATATTGAAGGACTTGAAGACCTTATTAAAGCAGCTTATAAAGATGCTTTTTCAAAGCTTAAAGAGCAAAACCCCAAATTACCTAGCCTACCTGGTATGCCTAATTTAGGTGGATTTGGCTTCTAA
- the ptsP gene encoding phosphoenolpyruvate--protein phosphotransferase — translation MPHSNLEEIRLTGNVISSGIAIGKPFFLKTLQKSFPDENIPAYKVEAETERFQAAVQSVINDLQAIKNQLELDGMDEGAAILEAQLQLLSDPSLITEVSKQIHSKRKIPEYILHQLIQEYQKKFDTLEDMFFRERFKDVQDISRRIMAYLHKETRNAFDELLPDSILFVKDLSPAETAEASQKCVRAIVSERGSATAHAAILARAKEIPYMTNIAFDEVSSCSDYLVIVDGRNGELIFNPSSETLAQYERLSEELNARRLRLRQTDSHDIETYDGYKMRLLANIETSSEVKKIHEYGGEGVGLYRSENILVGRERLPTEDEQFEIYRELVENMQGLPITIRTFDVGRDKAGIEASPGQTGNAFLGFRAVGSLEREKDIFMTQLRAILRASAFGEVNILFPMVSSLPELIEAKRMTQEAARQVKVTSLVNLGCMIEVPSAAIISDLLARESDFLSIGTNDLIQYTLAVDRCDNTMSHLYQPMHPCVLRLIRHVVIEANRHNVPVSICGEMAANPKYIPLLMGLGIQEVSVAARYIPLIKQAIRSSSIISCCKLAEKALSLASTSEIQALLDETFYAHFARASLEELI, via the coding sequence ACACTCTAATCTAGAAGAAATTCGGTTAACTGGCAATGTAATTTCCAGTGGAATCGCTATTGGAAAGCCTTTTTTTCTAAAAACTTTGCAAAAAAGTTTTCCCGATGAAAATATTCCGGCTTATAAAGTCGAGGCTGAAACCGAACGCTTCCAAGCGGCTGTCCAATCAGTCATTAATGATTTACAGGCAATTAAAAATCAGCTTGAACTCGATGGTATGGATGAAGGGGCTGCCATTTTAGAAGCGCAATTACAGCTATTGTCTGACCCTTCATTAATTACAGAAGTTAGCAAACAAATCCATTCCAAGCGAAAAATTCCTGAATATATCCTCCATCAATTGATCCAAGAGTATCAGAAAAAATTTGATACCTTAGAGGATATGTTTTTTCGAGAGAGATTTAAAGACGTACAGGATATCTCCCGCCGTATTATGGCCTATCTTCATAAGGAAACAAGAAATGCTTTTGATGAGCTTTTACCAGACTCGATACTTTTTGTAAAAGATCTAAGCCCCGCGGAGACTGCAGAAGCTAGCCAGAAGTGTGTAAGGGCTATTGTATCCGAAAGAGGAAGTGCTACCGCACACGCTGCCATCCTTGCACGGGCTAAAGAAATTCCTTATATGACCAACATAGCATTTGACGAAGTGTCGAGCTGCTCGGATTATTTAGTGATTGTCGACGGAAGAAATGGGGAGCTAATTTTTAATCCTTCTTCCGAGACCTTAGCCCAATATGAAAGGTTAAGTGAGGAGTTAAATGCTAGGCGTCTTCGATTAAGGCAGACAGACTCTCATGATATAGAAACTTATGACGGCTATAAAATGAGACTTCTAGCTAATATAGAAACTAGCAGCGAAGTGAAGAAAATCCATGAATATGGTGGCGAGGGGGTGGGATTATACCGCTCTGAAAATATTTTAGTAGGTCGGGAACGTTTACCTACCGAGGATGAGCAATTCGAAATTTATCGAGAACTTGTGGAAAATATGCAGGGTCTGCCCATTACTATTCGAACTTTTGATGTGGGACGTGATAAGGCAGGCATAGAAGCTTCCCCAGGTCAAACAGGAAATGCTTTCTTGGGATTTAGAGCTGTAGGAAGTTTAGAACGAGAGAAAGATATTTTTATGACCCAGCTGCGTGCTATCCTGCGTGCCAGTGCATTTGGTGAGGTTAATATTCTTTTTCCTATGGTCTCTTCATTACCAGAGTTAATTGAAGCTAAACGCATGACCCAAGAGGCTGCTAGGCAAGTAAAAGTTACTTCTTTAGTGAACTTAGGATGCATGATTGAAGTGCCCTCAGCAGCTATTATCTCTGACCTTCTTGCGCGGGAGTCAGATTTTCTTTCTATAGGAACTAACGATCTTATCCAGTATACTTTAGCCGTGGATCGCTGTGACAATACCATGAGCCATTTATATCAGCCTATGCATCCGTGTGTCTTAAGGTTAATACGGCATGTAGTCATTGAAGCTAATAGGCATAATGTTCCTGTAAGCATTTGCGGTGAAATGGCTGCTAATCCTAAATATATTCCTTTGTTGATGGGACTAGGGATCCAGGAAGTTTCTGTGGCTGCCCGCTATATACCTTTAATCAAGCAGGCAATTCGTTCTTCAAGCATTATCTCATGCTGTAAGTTAGCTGAAAAAGCGCTATCTTTAGCAAGTACTTCTGAAATACAAGCCCTTTTGGATGAAACTTTTTATGCACATTTCGCTCGTGCTTCTTTAGAGGAGTTGATATGA